Sequence from the Polyangiaceae bacterium genome:
GCGAGGCCTGATCGTGGAACGAGGCGCGTCGATCTCGCATGTCGCGCCCAGATCCTCGTCAACATCAATCGACCCGCTAGGTCACTTTTCCTGCGATCTAGTCGGGCCTTGGCTCTTCGCGGACTTGCAGTCCACCGCGACCGCGTTCTTGCCGCGAGCGGGCGACGGTCGCGCTGGCGGCTTGCTGATGCGCCGCGACGGGAAGCGTCACTGCGACTCTTGGGTAGGCCCTTCGTAGCTGCATGCTGGTGAAGACGCCGTGCCCCCGGCGACAGATGCTCCCTGCGCTGGCGCGCTGGCGAATGCGGCCTGCAGCGCGGTCTTGCTCTTTCCGCCGCCGCCGGCTGCGATCACCACCCCGCGCTCGCAGTCCGCGACACTCACCACGATGGGTCGTGCCTTCGCTGGCGAACGCGGCAAAACCCCTGCGCCTGCACGCCTACGCAAATGCTGCACGCCCTGACCCACTCCAAATAGATCTTCCCTGGGCGGGTGGGCTCTGTGTTCGGCACGCGCTGCTGGTCAGTTGCGATGAAAGTGTTCGACGCCCACCCATCGGGCGGGAACGACGCGTCGGTCGGGAGGGGGCAAAGTTGTCTACACTAGGTCAGATTTTTCCGCCGCAAGTCTTCGCGAATGACTGCGGGAGTCTACAGCCTCGAAGCGTCGTCGATTGGCGTCGGCCCGGGAAGCGTCGTGGTCTCGCGCGGAGGTTCGCGTCGGTGTGGAAGCGTCGTGGTCTCGCGCGGAGGTTCGCGTCGGCGCGGAAGCGTCGTCGATTCGCGCGCCGATTGGCGCGTCGACTCGCGTCCGCTCGGAGGGGGCGCCGTGATCTCGCGCGGAGGTTCGTGTCGGCGCGGGAAGCGTCGTCGATTGGCGCGTCGACTCGCGTCCGCTCGGAGCGGGCGCCGTGATCTCGCGCGGAGGTTCGCGATGTTTCGCGGGCGCGCCGTCGATTCGCGCTCCCGTTGGCGCCGCTGGGACCGCTCCCCGCCCGGCTTCCCACGTTTCGGGGCGTGGGCGGTGCTGGGCTGCACCGAGCAGATAAATCGCCGGAATGCTTGCCGATTCCAGCCCGTGCGGGCGACGGCGCATCTGTGCTAAGACCGGACGCCCGCCGTGTTCGAAACTCTGACAAAAGGCTTCCGGGAAGCGCAGAACCGCCTCGCCGGACTCACCGAGCTTTCCGAAAACAACATCAAGCCCGCCCTGCGCGAGGTGCGTCTCAGCCTGCTCGAGGCGGACGTGGAGCTGGGGGTGGTCAAGCGCTTCCTGGCCCGCGTGGAAGAGAAAGCCCTCGGCCAGACCGTGCAGGTGAAGGTCAAGCAAGGAGGCGAGACTCACCGCGTTTCGGCGTCCGACCAGTTCGTGAAGATCTGCCACGACGAACTCGTCGCCATGATGAACGGCGAAGGCGAGGCGCTGACCTTCAAGGATCGAGGGCCGACCGAGATCATGATGGTGGGCCTGCAGGGCTCCGGCAAGACGACGACCTCGGCAAAGCTCGCGCGTTGGCTGTCGAAGCAGGGCAAGAAGCCCATGCTGGTCGCGGCAGACATGCAGCGCCCCGCCGCCGTCGAGCAGCTGAAGGTGCTCGGTGAGCAGATCTCGATTCCGGTGTTCAACATCGCTGGCGAGAGCCCCGTGAACATCTGTGCTGCCGCCGAGGCTGAAGCGAAGAAGCAGGGCTGTGACGTCATCGTCTATGACACTGCGGGACGCTTGGCCATCGACGAGCAGTTGATGGAGGAACTCGCGCAGATCAAGGAACGCGTCGCTCCGGAGAACATCTTCCTGGTGGTCGACGCCATGATCGGCCAGGACGCGGTCAAGACTGCCCAGGGCTTCAACGAGCGACTGGGCATCACCGGCGTCGTGCTGACCAAGCTGGACGGTGATGCGCGAGGGGGCGCTGCCCTGTCCGTGCGAGAGGTGACGGGCGCTCCCATCGCCTTCGTGGGCATCGGCGAAACCCTGGACAAGCTGGACGTGTTTCGCGCCGAGGGTATGGCCAGCCGCGTGCTGGGCATGGGCGACGTCGTCGGTTTGATGCAGGACTTCCAGGAAGTCGTCGACCAGAAGAAGGCGGAAGAGGACGCCCTGCGCATGATGAGCGGGGAGTTCACCTTCGAGGACTTCCTGAATCAGGTGCGCATGATTCAGCAGATGGGGTCGCTGAAGGATCTGGTCGACAAGATCCCAGGCATGGGCAGCATGGTGCCGCCGGGCGTCGATCTCGACGATCGCGAGCTCGTACGCATCGAGGCCATGATTCAGTCGATGACTCGACAAGAGCGCCGTGACCCGAACGCGCTCATTCGTGAACCCGGACGCGTGAAGCGCATTGCCAAAGGCTCCGGCCAGCCCGAGCAGGGCGTATCCGAGCTGGTACAAAAGTTCCTCTTCATGAAGCAGATGATGGGGGGCATGGGCGGCATGGGCGGCATGGGCGGTTTGCTCGGCAAGATCCCAGGGCTCAAGGGACTCGCTCAGGCACGCAACATAAAGAAGGCGATGAAGAGCGGCCAGCTTCCCGGCGGCATGGGCTTCCCAGGGATGCCGGGAATGCCGGGAATGCCGGGAATGCCGGGAATGGGTTTGCCCGGAATGGGCATGCCGGGAATGGGGGCCGGCGTGGAAACCCCTCGCATGAAGCAGCTGTCACGCGCCGAGAAGAACGCGAAGAAGAATCAGCGCAAGCGCGAGCGATCCGCGCGCAAGAAGAACAAGGGACGTAAGTGATGAACGCGAAGATTGCCACTTGTGCCGCTCTCACGCTGCTGGCGACCGCCTGCACCAACACGGAGCCGAGCGCCCCACCGCCCGAGCTCCAGCCCAGTTTGCGCGCCTACGTTCTCGACGAGGTGCCGAGCGACGTGGACAACCGAACCTTCGTCGACTTTGGCGGCAAGGTGCACTTGATCGGCTACAAGATCGAACCGAGTGGGATCGTGCGCCCTGGTCAAAGCGTCAAGATGACGCTCTATTGGCGATCCGTAGCGCCCCTTACCAAGGGTTGGCGCTTGTTCACCCATCTGACCAGCCCGGGGGGCTCGCGCTTGGAGAACTTCGACAAGTTTGGGCCGCTCCGCGAGCCCAATGCGCTTGGCGACCAGTCCTTGCCGCCAGATCAGTGGCAGCTCGGCAAGGTGTACGTGGACGAGCAGAACCTGACGTTGCCGGGGAACATCACCGACCCGGTCGTGACGCTGACGGTAGGCATCTGGCGCGGCAACGCGCGCCTCGACATTCTGAGCGGGCGCTCCGACGGGACCCGTCGCGCCATCATCGCCAACATCCCGACTGGTGTCGTGCCCCCGAAACCCGTTGCCAAGAAGGAACCCTCGAAGCCCTGAGGAAGTTCCGAGGAGGAGGAGACATGCGAGTAGCACTTACCAGCCTATTGCTGGCTTCTTTGGCCGTGTCGGCCTGTGTTGGCGGCTCGGCGGATACCAGCAAAGAAGACAAGGATCGCCTGAAGGCTTTCGTCACGGACAAGGCTCCGCCGGGCATCCACGCGCTGAACGTCAACTACGACGGGAAGGCGATGCTACTCGGGTATCGGATGGAGCCCGACGGCAATGTCGCGCCCGGGGGCAAAGTCAAGCTCACAATGTACTGGCGCTGCGACAAGGACATCGAGGACGGCTGGAATCTGTTCACGCACGTGCTCGATGGTTCCGGTGAGCGCGTGCTCAACATCGACAACGTCGGGCCGATCCGCGAGTGGCGCGGCAACCGTCAGGCATTGTCGCCCAGCATTTGGGAGCCGGGAAAGGTCTACATCGACGAGCAAGAGTTCACGATTCCTGCCAACGTCAAGACCGCCAAGATCCAGGTGACCACCGGGATTTGGAAGGGCAACGATCGGATCAAGATCACCGGCGGTCCGGGGGATCGCGAGCATCGGGCGAGCGTCGTCGAGATCCAGACCGGCGTGAAGCAAGGGCCTCCCCCTCCTGACACGCGCATTCCGGAGCTCCGTGTGGACAGGTTGGAGAAGGGCGCGAAGATCAAGATCGACGGCAAGTTGGACGAGGCGGAGTGGGGCAGCGCACCCGTGGCGGGACCCTTCGTGGACGTCGGGACCGGGCGACCCAATCCAGGCTTCCCTGTCAGCGGTAGCGTCAAGCTGCTGTGGGACGACACCAACCTCTATCTTGGGTTCGAGGTAAAGGACCCCGACATCGTCGGCGGCTTCGACAAGAAAGCGAAGGACCCGAAGCTGTGGACCAAGGACACCGTGGAAATCATGGTGGATCCCGACGGCAACGGTGACAACAAGGACTACTACGAGATCCAGATCAATCCGCAGAACCTGGTGTTCGACTCGCAGTTCGACGACTACAACGCGCCGAAGAAGGATCCCGACGGTCCCTTTGGGCATCAAGACTGGTCGGCGAAGTTGAAGAGCGCCGTCACCGTGAACGGGACCTTGGACAAGGACGGCGACAAGGACGAGGGCTACGTCGTGGAAGTGCAGATCCCTTGGAAGAGCTTTGCCAAAGCAGCACAGCTACCGCCGAAGGTCGGCGATAGCTGGCGCATGAACTTCTACGCCATGCAGGAGAACAACGGCGTGGCGTGGTCGCCGATCCTCGGACAGGGCAACTTCCACAAGGCGGCGCGCTTCGGCAAGGTGACCTGGGCCGAAAAGGGGTGGCAGCCGCCGGCTCCGCCCGCTCTCTCGGCGGTCCCCATGGGCAGCACGCGTCCGCGCGTGCTGATGCCCAATCGTGAGCTGATCAAGCGCCTGAAGCTGCCCAAGGCGCCGCCCAAGCCCTGAGCTGGCGTCACTTCAACCCGTGTTCGCGGCGCGCCTCTGCTTCCAAATCTGCGCAGCGCCGGGTCTTTACTCGAGCCTCGCGCAGGTCCTTCTCGGCCAGTGAGAGCTGGAGCGCGGCGCCATCGGCGGCCGCGTCTTGGCTCAGGCCCCGCGACAGTGCCAGCGTGGCGTCTTTGCCGCGCTGATGTTGCGTGTAGCCATCGACGCAGACGTCGCGCAGCTCGCACAGCTTCGGATCGCCACAGTTTTGGCTGCGCAGGCGGTCCAAGGCGGAAACCTTCGAGCCTTCGGCTTCGCGCAACTCCCGCACCGAATGGGTGATGCGTTCGGCCTCCGCGCGACGCGCCAAGCGTGCCTCGTCGTCGCAGCCTCCCTGCGCTGCTGCCGCGATGAGCAGCAGCACGCTCAGAACGCAGTCACTCCGCCGCTTTGGGCGGCGGACCCATCTGGATGCGTTCACCGACGTAGGCACCAATCAACGTGAAGAGCACGCCGAGCGCGCTCATGAGCACGTACATGAATGCGGGCATGGTCTTCACGGTTTGCGTTCGGAACAAGAAGAACGCCGTCGGAATCGCGATCAGGAAGGACGCAACCACCGGCTCGATGAACGTCTTGCCGGGCGAGACCAGGCCTACGAAGAGTCCGCCGATGAACCACACCGGAATCGCTACCAACATGCCCGCAGACCCTTCGAAGTCGAAGGCTGGCAGGACGATGGGAAGGAACACCACGATGGCGGCCGTGAGCACACCCATGATGCCCATGGACACGCCGAACCACAGCGGGCTGAACCCTTCCTGTTGGTAGCGACGCTCCAGTTCCTCCTGGCGTGAAAGGACGCGTTTGAGGTCGTCGATTTTGGCGCCGCAGGAAACACACCGGTTGTTGGGCAGCGGCGCCGTGTTCTTGAAGCCACAAGAGGGGCAGATGATTTTCTTTACTTGAGCCATCTGACTCGCCCGTCAGGTGCCCCCGGGGGGGCTCGGGCGAATCGACTGTCGCACAGATCCCGGGGGTGAGGAAACCAGGAGCGTGCCTCCCGCCCCCAAAGGCCGATTTTCACGCCGGCTCGGGGTCTTTGCCCCGGTTTCGAGGTATCCTTGGGGCATCCGAGCGACGGGGCCGGAACCTGTCCCCATCGTCGGTTGTCGGACACGAGACCATGGCCCCTTCCCCTGACACGGCCGAGCTGCCCCTGGGTGTCGCCCAAGAGCGAGATCCCGAGCTGGAAGCGCTGCCGGCGCCGCGTCGCCCTGGGCGCCGCCTGACGCTGGTTTCGTTGGTCGTCACGGGTTTGGCCTCCCTCGCCATGGCCGGAGCCTTGCGGGCTGAGGCGACCTACGCCTTGTCATCGGGGCCTCCCGCTGCTCTAGGCAACCTGGCGGAACTCAATCCAGGTCGAGAGATGAGCAACAAGTGGGTTCAAGGGGAGGCGCTGCTCGGATCGAGTCGCGCGGTTCGCTACGGGCGCCCGCTGGAATCGGACAGTTACCGACTCGCGCCGGTCGCGGGCAACGAGCGGGTCTGGGTGCAGATCCGAGTGCCCGCCGGGATGGAGGGACCACGCTTCGTCCCGCCTACTTCGTTCGTGGGGCGTCTGATTCCCTTTCACGAGGCGGGGCTCCGCCACTCGAGCCTGGCGGATGCCGTCGAGAACGCGGGAGCGTCTCGTCCAGGCACGGACGCTTGGTTGTTGGTCGATGGCGAGGCGCCACGCACGACGCGTTGGGCGCTTGGATTGGTGGGCCTGTTCCTCGGTTTTGCCGCGTTCTCCATGTACGGGCTGTTGCGCCTGCTGCGTCGCCCCGACGCCGAAGCCTGAGCCACGTGGTCGTGAGTCGAGGCGCTAGCCGCGCTTAGAAACGGCCGCTTCGCCGCGCTTCGAAGCTGCTTCCCGCCACGTTCCCGGAGCCATCGCGGCGAGCTGCCCGGACGTGCTATCAAGCGGGCCATGGCGATCACGTACCGCCAGGCCGGCGTGGACATCGATGCCGCGGACCGTCTGATCGAGCGGATCAAACCGTTGGCGCAGAGCACGCGCACCGCCGAGGTGGTGGCGGGCGTGGGTGGTTTCGCAGGCTTGTGCGCGCTGCCCGCGGACATCGAGGAGCCGCTGCTCGTCAGCGGAACCGACGGTGTCGGCACCAAGCTGAAGGTGGCGTTCGCGACTGGGATTCACGACACCGTGGGGATCGACCTCGTGGCCATGTGCGTCAATGACGTGATCACGACGGGCGCCCGCCCCCTCTTCTTCCTGGACTACTTCGCCTGCGGGCGCTTGGACGTGGAAGTTGCGGAGCAGGTGATCGGCGGCATCGCCGAGGGTTGCCGGCAATCCGAAGCCGCGCTGCTGGGCGGTGAGACGGCAGAGCTGCCGGGGATGTACCCCGAAGGTGAGTACGATTTGGCCGGCTTCTGCGTCGGCGTCGTCGGTCGTCGAAGTGTCCTGGGGGCAGACCGGGTCCGCGACGGAGACGCTTTGATCGGTGTCGCGTCGAGCGGGTTGCACTCCAATGGGTACTCCCTGGCACGTCGCGTATTGGAGGCCCACTTCGGACATGACGACGCCGTGCCGGAACTCGGCAGTAGTCTCGGCCGCGCTTTGATGGTGCCGACGCGAATCTATGCTCGGGCGGTAAAGGCGGTTGGGGCGCGCTTGGGCGAAAGCCTGCACGCGCTCTGTCACGTCACGGGCGGAGGGGTGGATGGCAACTTGCCCCGCGTGATTCCGTCGGGGCTTCGTGCACGTGTGCGCATGCCCACGGACATTCCCGGGATCTTCCCTCTCATCCAGCGGCTCGGTCCGGTGGACATGCCGGAGATGCGGCGCACCTTCAACATGGGAGTGGGGCTCGTTGGCATCGTTGCCAAAGAAGCCCAGGGCGAAGCCATTGCCGCCTTGCGGGCTGCCGGTGAGAAAGCGTTTGCCCTTGGTGTCGTCGAGCGGACCGAGAGCGCCGACCAGCCGAGCTGCGTCGTGCACGAGAGTGACGCCGAGTGACGCTTCGCCTCGGCGTGCTGGTGTCCGGTGCAGGGACGAACTTGCAGGCGATACTGGACGCAGTGAACGTCGGACGGCTCGACGCGCGAGTGCAGATCGTGATTAGCAATCGACCGGACGCGGGCGCGCTCTCACGCGCGGTCAACGCCAACGTTCCCAATCTGGTCATCGACCACCGCGGGTTCGAGAGCCGCGAGCATTTCGACGCAGCGCTGGTGGACGCCTTGCGCGAATCCGGCGTCGACTTGGTGGTGCTCGCGGGGTTCATGCGTGTGGTAGGGGCCCGTGTGCTGCGCGCGTTCCCCGACCGCGTGATCAACTTGCACCCAGCGCTCTTGCCGGCTTTCCCCGGCACCAAGGCCATCGAGAAGGCTTTGGAACACGGCGTGAAGGTCACTGGTTGCACCGTGCACTTCGTGGATGAAGGTGTCGACTCTGGCCCCATCATCGCGCAGCGCGCCATCTCCGTGCGGGAGGATGACGACGCGGTCACGTTGCGGCAGCGTCTCGCCGAGTTGGAGCACGAGTTGTTGGTCCACACGCTGCAGCTGTTCTCGGCGCAGGCCATCGCCATCGACGCAGACGGCTGCGGACGGCGGCGTGTTCGGGTGAAGGCCGCATGACCAGTCGCCACTACGACGTCGTCGTGCTGGGCCGCTCCTTGGGGGCACTAGCGGCGGCAGCGCTGTTGGCGCGGCGCGACTTCCGCGTCCTGGTGCTCGGCCAAGGGCAGCGTCCCGCACGCTACGCCTATGAGCGATTTGCGCTACTTCGCCGCACATTCACGCTGCTGTCGGCCTCATCTCCGGCAATGAAGCGACTGCTGCACGAGTTGGCGCAAAGTCCGCAGTTCAATCGTCGCGTACGCGAGCTGGACCCGATGTTCACCATGCTGATGCCTGGACGTCGCATCGAGGTCGCTCCTGACATGACCCTCTTCGAGCGCGAAGTGGAACGTGAGTTCCCGGAGGTGCGTCAGATTGTGGATGAGCTCTACGCGAGCTTCGCCCAGGTGAACACTGCCGTGGACGCCGCCTTCGAACGCGACGCGGTGTGGCCTCCCGAGCGTTTTTGGGAGCGCTTGGAAACCGGGCGCGCGGCAACCCAGATCCCCCTCGTGGGTGGCAGTGCGCCACGCGACGTCCTGGGCAAGTTCCCGGTGGGGCACGCCTATCGCGACGTGGTGCTGTTGCCCGTCAGCTTTGCGACCGACCTCGCCATCGTGGCGGATCAGCTGCCCGCGATCGTGACTGCGCGGCTGCACGGCGCCTGGACGCGAGGCGTGGCGGCGATGTCGCAGGGGGAAGACGAACTCAGTGAGTTCCTGACCGAGCGCATAGAAGCGCACGGTGGTGAGTGCCGTTTGAACAACGCGGCGGTGCGCCTCGTCGTCGAGCGCGGCCGAGTCGTGGGCGTGCTGGAGGATGGCGAAGACGATCCGACCGGGGCCGACAATGTGGTGAGTGACAGCTCCGGGGAAGTGCTGGCGGATCTGGCTCGCGGCGAAGGCATCACCAAGCGCGCGCAGAACGACTGGCCGCGGCTGAGTGCGAGCGTTGGACGCTTCGTGGTGACGTTGGCAATGAAGAAGTCCGGGCTGCCCGACGCCTTGGGTCAGGAGTCGTTCGTACTCCCGCTCTCCGGAGCGCGGCAGAATCCTCGTCACCCGGTCGTGCACCTGCAACGCTGGGACAGCCTGGCAGAGAACCCTGACGAGAGCGTCTTGGCTGCGGAGATGCTCCTTTCCACGCGCGGCCCGCTCACCTTGCTTGAGGCGCGCAACGCAGTGTTGACGACGCTGAGCGAGCAGTTGCCGTTTCTCATGCGCCACGTGTTGGTCGTGGATTCTCCTCACGATGGCTTGCCGCTCGCCGACTTCAGCAGCGGAACCGAGCGCGCCATCGACCGTATCCATCTCAAACAAAGCACGCCGGGGCCCGAGCCCATGCGCTGGCAGTGGAGTGTGGAGCCTCCGGGTTACCTCGACCTGGCGGGAGAATCCGTTCGCGGGCCGATTCCGGGCACCTTCTTGGTGGGTCCGACGGTGCTGCCGGGTCTAGGACAAGAGGGTGAGCTGCTCGCCGCGTGGGGAGCCGCGCGCATCATCTCTAGGCGTGACGGACGTCGTCAGCGTATGCGCCGGCAAATGTGGTCCAAGATCGAAACCTGATCTGCGTCGGGTCGACGCCTCTGTCCGCCCGCCTCGGTCCTCTTTCCCGCTTCGCGCCAAACGCTGCAAGCTGCGGATATCACAAGAAGATCGCCGCCCCTGCGGGAAGGGTGTATCCTTCGTTCGCAATGCGACGACTCCTCCCTGCAATCGTGCTCTTGGCGGCGTGCCTGCTCGCACCGCGCGGCGCGCGTGCGGACAACCCGACGTCATCCATCCAGGTCCTCGCCATCGCGAGCGACAAGAACTTCGAGCACGCTCAGGCGCTGACCATCGCGCTGAAGCGCGCCGTGACTCGAGCCGAAGGCTGGGCGCTCGCCAAGGGTGACTACTCCCTGGAGGTGATCTCCCTCGCCATCGGTTGTGACATTCCGCCGAGCGCGGATTGTCAGAAGAAGATTGGCGCCAAGGCCGGAGCGGGTCGTTACATCTGGGGCACGCTCAGCGTTCAGAAGAAAGAGGCAGTGGCAGAGCTGCACTTGTTCGAGAACGGCGCCGAATCGCGCTCGACGACGGTCCGCTACCCCTCGAACCTGACGGACCCCTCGGACGACACCTTGCTGCAGGTCGCGGCGGGCGGCTTTGCCGAGTTGATGGGCGCCACTCAGGGCGTGCTGGTGGTCACTGCCGGCAGCGTCAGCGGCGAGGTGTTCGTCGATGGCGAGAAGGTGGGGCTCATCACTGAAGGCCGGACCGAGCTGACCGTCGCTCCCGGTGAGCACAAGGTTCTGGTGCGGGCTCCTGGCTACAACGATGCCGTGGGCACGGTGAACGTTCAGCCCGGGGCAAGCGCGGAAATCAACCTGAAGCCGACCGCACATTCCTCGGGCGGCAGCTCGGACCCCACCCAAGACAGTGGGGCAGGCATGAGCACCAACAAGGTGATCGGTTACGGCGGGCTAGCAGTAGGCGGCCTCGTAGCCGCCGCCGGCGGCTACTTCTGGATTCAGTCTGCCCTCGACAACTCCGATTCGGATTGGGAAGCCTTCAAGTCACGCGTTCCCGAGTCTGCGGACCCCTGCGATGTGGCTGCCAACGGCGGCACGGATATCAACGGTCAGGACATCAATCGCAATCCGAAGATCACCGACCATTGCGACGCCAACAAGACCCACAAAACCTTGGCGTTGATCCTCACCCCCGTGGGTGCAGTGATCGCGGGGGTAGGCGCCTACTTTCTCCTCACCGATGACAGCGGCAAGAAGTCGTCGAAAAAGACGACGCCGACGGTGCAACCCTTGGTGGGCTTCGGCCCCCAGGGCGGCGAGGTCCGCCTGCACGTGAGCTTCTGAGCTTGGCACGATGCGCGTGATCGCGGGCGGGCTGGGCGGCCGACGCCTGGTCGCACCCAAGGGCCGAACCACGCGCCCCACCACGGACCGGGTGCGAGAAGCGATCTTCTCCATTCTGGGTGGCGTGACGGACGCCCGTGTGTGCGACCTCTTCGCGGGCAGTGGGGCGTTGGGCATCGAAGCCCTGTCGCGGGGAGCCGCGCACGCCGTGTTCGTGGAGAGCGACCGCGCTGCCCTGATGTCGCTACGACAGAACCTCGCCGCTCTGCAGCTGGAGTCGCGTAGCGCTGTGATCGGTATTCCGCTGGAGCGCGCCGGGGCGCAGCTCGCGCGGTTTCCCCCTTTCGATCTGGTTCTATGCGATCCGCCCTGGGCGAACCTGGCGCCGGCGGTCCGTGCCCTCGAACGAGTCCTTGCCGGACGGCTGGCCGAAGACGCCCGCCTGGTGCTCGAGCATGCCGCCGAGGCCAAGCCCGAGCTCGCACCAGAGCTGGGTTTCCAGCTCACCAGCAGGCGCTCCTGGGGAGACAGTGGAGCCTCGTTCTTCGGCCGAAAACCCGGGGAAGGCCCCTGAACGGACGGCGCTGTTTATGTGCTTGCCTGTTCCACTATAGTCCTGACAGATAGAGTCGTAGATCCATGGATGGAGTACGGAATGGCTGAATCGACCGCCCCGCCGCCGAAAACCGGAAGCGGAGGCTTCATCGCCGCGATCGTGGTGATGCTTCTCCTGGGAGGCGCGCTCGTCTTCTGGAAAATGAGGGGGCAGGACAAGAAGGTGGTCGAGCTACCGCCGCCGGCACCAAAGCCCACGCAGGCACCCGTCTTGGAGGCACCGCCTCCGCCTCCTCCGCCCCCTCCGGACGCCGAAGCGCCCAAGAAAGACCCGACAAACACAAAGCGGGTGGTCGGCGGTGGTGGCGGCGGCTGCAGTGGGGAGTGCAAAGGCACGGCCAGTGCTCAGCTTCAGTCGGCCCTGCGAGGGAAGGCAGGCCAGGCCCGGGGCTGCTACGAGCGAGCTTTGCGGCAAAACGCCCTGTTGAGCGGCCGGATTACCGTGGCAGTGCGCATCGGACCCACCGGTCAGGTTTGCAGTGCCAGCATAGCGAGCAATAGCGTCGGGGACCCTGGAGTGGCGTCCTGCGTACTGGGGATGTTCCGC
This genomic interval carries:
- the purN gene encoding phosphoribosylglycinamide formyltransferase, yielding MTLRLGVLVSGAGTNLQAILDAVNVGRLDARVQIVISNRPDAGALSRAVNANVPNLVIDHRGFESREHFDAALVDALRESGVDLVVLAGFMRVVGARVLRAFPDRVINLHPALLPAFPGTKAIEKALEHGVKVTGCTVHFVDEGVDSGPIIAQRAISVREDDDAVTLRQRLAELEHELLVHTLQLFSAQAIAIDADGCGRRRVRVKAA
- a CDS encoding carbohydrate-binding family 9-like protein, yielding MRVALTSLLLASLAVSACVGGSADTSKEDKDRLKAFVTDKAPPGIHALNVNYDGKAMLLGYRMEPDGNVAPGGKVKLTMYWRCDKDIEDGWNLFTHVLDGSGERVLNIDNVGPIREWRGNRQALSPSIWEPGKVYIDEQEFTIPANVKTAKIQVTTGIWKGNDRIKITGGPGDREHRASVVEIQTGVKQGPPPPDTRIPELRVDRLEKGAKIKIDGKLDEAEWGSAPVAGPFVDVGTGRPNPGFPVSGSVKLLWDDTNLYLGFEVKDPDIVGGFDKKAKDPKLWTKDTVEIMVDPDGNGDNKDYYEIQINPQNLVFDSQFDDYNAPKKDPDGPFGHQDWSAKLKSAVTVNGTLDKDGDKDEGYVVEVQIPWKSFAKAAQLPPKVGDSWRMNFYAMQENNGVAWSPILGQGNFHKAARFGKVTWAEKGWQPPAPPALSAVPMGSTRPRVLMPNRELIKRLKLPKAPPKP
- a CDS encoding AgmX/PglI C-terminal domain-containing protein, which encodes MAESTAPPPKTGSGGFIAAIVVMLLLGGALVFWKMRGQDKKVVELPPPAPKPTQAPVLEAPPPPPPPPPDAEAPKKDPTNTKRVVGGGGGGCSGECKGTASAQLQSALRGKAGQARGCYERALRQNALLSGRITVAVRIGPTGQVCSASIASNSVGDPGVASCVLGMFRSGTFPAPQGGCVDAAVPMNFVPKS
- the rsmD gene encoding 16S rRNA (guanine(966)-N(2))-methyltransferase RsmD, coding for MRVIAGGLGGRRLVAPKGRTTRPTTDRVREAIFSILGGVTDARVCDLFAGSGALGIEALSRGAAHAVFVESDRAALMSLRQNLAALQLESRSAVIGIPLERAGAQLARFPPFDLVLCDPPWANLAPAVRALERVLAGRLAEDARLVLEHAAEAKPELAPELGFQLTSRRSWGDSGASFFGRKPGEGP
- the ffh gene encoding signal recognition particle protein — protein: MFETLTKGFREAQNRLAGLTELSENNIKPALREVRLSLLEADVELGVVKRFLARVEEKALGQTVQVKVKQGGETHRVSASDQFVKICHDELVAMMNGEGEALTFKDRGPTEIMMVGLQGSGKTTTSAKLARWLSKQGKKPMLVAADMQRPAAVEQLKVLGEQISIPVFNIAGESPVNICAAAEAEAKKQGCDVIVYDTAGRLAIDEQLMEELAQIKERVAPENIFLVVDAMIGQDAVKTAQGFNERLGITGVVLTKLDGDARGGAALSVREVTGAPIAFVGIGETLDKLDVFRAEGMASRVLGMGDVVGLMQDFQEVVDQKKAEEDALRMMSGEFTFEDFLNQVRMIQQMGSLKDLVDKIPGMGSMVPPGVDLDDRELVRIEAMIQSMTRQERRDPNALIREPGRVKRIAKGSGQPEQGVSELVQKFLFMKQMMGGMGGMGGMGGLLGKIPGLKGLAQARNIKKAMKSGQLPGGMGFPGMPGMPGMPGMPGMGLPGMGMPGMGAGVETPRMKQLSRAEKNAKKNQRKRERSARKKNKGRK
- a CDS encoding zinc ribbon domain-containing protein translates to MAQVKKIICPSCGFKNTAPLPNNRCVSCGAKIDDLKRVLSRQEELERRYQQEGFSPLWFGVSMGIMGVLTAAIVVFLPIVLPAFDFEGSAGMLVAIPVWFIGGLFVGLVSPGKTFIEPVVASFLIAIPTAFFLFRTQTVKTMPAFMYVLMSALGVLFTLIGAYVGERIQMGPPPKAAE
- a CDS encoding phytoene dehydrogenase, encoding MTSRHYDVVVLGRSLGALAAAALLARRDFRVLVLGQGQRPARYAYERFALLRRTFTLLSASSPAMKRLLHELAQSPQFNRRVRELDPMFTMLMPGRRIEVAPDMTLFEREVEREFPEVRQIVDELYASFAQVNTAVDAAFERDAVWPPERFWERLETGRAATQIPLVGGSAPRDVLGKFPVGHAYRDVVLLPVSFATDLAIVADQLPAIVTARLHGAWTRGVAAMSQGEDELSEFLTERIEAHGGECRLNNAAVRLVVERGRVVGVLEDGEDDPTGADNVVSDSSGEVLADLARGEGITKRAQNDWPRLSASVGRFVVTLAMKKSGLPDALGQESFVLPLSGARQNPRHPVVHLQRWDSLAENPDESVLAAEMLLSTRGPLTLLEARNAVLTTLSEQLPFLMRHVLVVDSPHDGLPLADFSSGTERAIDRIHLKQSTPGPEPMRWQWSVEPPGYLDLAGESVRGPIPGTFLVGPTVLPGLGQEGELLAAWGAARIISRRDGRRQRMRRQMWSKIET
- the purM gene encoding phosphoribosylformylglycinamidine cyclo-ligase; translation: MAITYRQAGVDIDAADRLIERIKPLAQSTRTAEVVAGVGGFAGLCALPADIEEPLLVSGTDGVGTKLKVAFATGIHDTVGIDLVAMCVNDVITTGARPLFFLDYFACGRLDVEVAEQVIGGIAEGCRQSEAALLGGETAELPGMYPEGEYDLAGFCVGVVGRRSVLGADRVRDGDALIGVASSGLHSNGYSLARRVLEAHFGHDDAVPELGSSLGRALMVPTRIYARAVKAVGARLGESLHALCHVTGGGVDGNLPRVIPSGLRARVRMPTDIPGIFPLIQRLGPVDMPEMRRTFNMGVGLVGIVAKEAQGEAIAALRAAGEKAFALGVVERTESADQPSCVVHESDAE
- a CDS encoding PEGA domain-containing protein yields the protein MRRLLPAIVLLAACLLAPRGARADNPTSSIQVLAIASDKNFEHAQALTIALKRAVTRAEGWALAKGDYSLEVISLAIGCDIPPSADCQKKIGAKAGAGRYIWGTLSVQKKEAVAELHLFENGAESRSTTVRYPSNLTDPSDDTLLQVAAGGFAELMGATQGVLVVTAGSVSGEVFVDGEKVGLITEGRTELTVAPGEHKVLVRAPGYNDAVGTVNVQPGASAEINLKPTAHSSGGSSDPTQDSGAGMSTNKVIGYGGLAVGGLVAAAGGYFWIQSALDNSDSDWEAFKSRVPESADPCDVAANGGTDINGQDINRNPKITDHCDANKTHKTLALILTPVGAVIAGVGAYFLLTDDSGKKSSKKTTPTVQPLVGFGPQGGEVRLHVSF